CTATTATTCTGAACAAAATGTTTTGAGTATCGAAAATCAATTAAGAACAGAATTGTCTTTATATCCGAATCCAGCAAATGATATTCTTAAGGTTAACATGGAAGATTTATTAATAATTGAAGCCGAGATATATAATATCCACGGGAGTTTGATAAAAAGGCAATTATTAAATTCTGGAGAAACTATTCCCATTGCAGATCTTAAGCCAGGAGTATATCTGCTCAAAGCTAAGAATGGAAATAAAACCGTGACTACAAAATTTATAAAAAAATAAGGTAGAGCGCTTGACCTTGATTTATATTTCGGTCAAGCGTTTCATTTAGTATACATTAACAATAAGGTTCTCATTCAGCTTGACATACTATAAATATAATTCTATTTTTGCATTCAAATACCTAAATAGAAGAATAGCATGGCTACAACAAGAATAAAATTCACATCGAAACTACATACTGATTTTATTAAAGAACTCAGGCAGAATACCAAAGCTTACTTTGAGGACAATAATTTATCAAGATACGGCAACTTCAATCTGGCATTTAAAGCAGTGGTGATGGGAAGTTTATACCTGATTCCATTATTGATGATGCTCTTAGGCTGGATTCCTTCTGTTGGAGGAACGCTATTGGCGTGGACGATTATGGGCATAGGAATGTCTGGCGTAGGAATGGGTTTAATGCATGATGCCAATCATGGTTCTTTTTCCAAACGAGCTTGGGTGAATTCGCTAATGAGTAAGTCCATGTATTTCTTAGGAGGCTTTCCTACCAATTGGCGCCACCAACACAATACCATGCATCATGGTTTTACCAATATCGATGGTCATGATGAAGATATTTCTCCGGTAGGCATCCTCCGTTTTTCTCCTCACAAACCGCTTTACAAAATCCATAAATTCCAACATATTTATGCTTGGTTTTTTTATGGTTTAATGACTGTTTCCTGGGTTATCTATAAGGATTTTAAACAGCTTTATGGATACAAGAAAGCTGGAGTGGTGGTGAATAAAAACAAATCATATACCTTCTTGTTTTTAGATTTGATTTTGGCTAAAGTTGTGTATTATAGCTTGTTTTTAGTGCTTCCAATCATTCTTATTCCTATCGCTTGGTATTGGGTGGTTTTAGGCTTTTTTATCATGCATTTTGTTTGTGGTTTTATTTTAGGAATCGTTTTCCAAACGGCTCATGTGATGACTACAACCGAATATCCATTGCCAGATGAAGAAGGACATATCGATAATAATTGGGCCATTCATCAATTGATGACCACCTCTGATTATTCACCTAAAAGTAGATTCTTCTCATGGTTTATTGGAGGCTTGAATTTTCAAGTAGAACATCATTTATTTCCGCAAATTAGTCATGTGCATTATAGAAAACTATCCATAATGGTGAAAGAGACCGCAGAAAAATATGAGCTACCCTATTATGTGGAAAGAACTTTCTTTGTTGCTCTTCGAAATCATTATCAGATGTTGAAGGTTTTGGGAAGATAGATAAGCTTATTCAATAGAAAAGATAGATAAAAAATAAGGGCTGCCAATGCAGCCCTTTCTGTTTAACATCACTGTTAAATGGGGTTTATGCTGAGGACCAGCATACGTGTTCCGAGGTTAATAAATCAAATCACTAATCTATAAAGCACCTTCGTCATACGCTTTCTCTCCATGAAGGGACTCATCTAAGCCTAAATGCTCTTCATCGTCGGTCACTTTTACTCTTGTGATAAAATTGATTACTATCAACATTACATAAGTGAAAAGGAATGCATAAGCAGAAGCACCGACTACAGCAACTAATTGTTTTACGAAGAAGGCTGTATCTCCTTCTAATAAGCCTGCTTGGCTATTTATACTTGTTGAGGCGAATATTCCTAACGCAATGGTTCCAAAGACTCCACCCATTCCGTGAACTCCCCAAACATCTAATGCATCATCCCATCCTAATTTGTTTTTTAAATGAACGGCCCAGTAACATCCAAAACCAGCTATAATACCAATAACCATAGCTGCCCAAAGTGGAACGAATCCTGCGGCAGGAGTAATGGTTGCTAAACCAGCTACAGCACCAGTTAATAGTCCAATAAACTTAGGTTTACCTTCTCTGGTCCATTCTATAATTAACCAAGTGATGGCAGCGAAAGAAGCTGCTACATCTGTATTTAAAAAGGCCGCTGTAGTAATGGCATCTACTTTTAATTCGCTACCGGCATTAAAGCCATACCAACCAAACCATAATAAACCAGTACCAATGGCTACCAAAGGAATACTGTTTGGAGGAGTTTGTGTATCACGTCTTTTACCAACATAGATAACTGAGGCAAGGGCTGCAAAACCTGCTGTGGCATGTACCACAATTCCACCAGCAAAGTCAAGTACACCCCATTCTGCTAATAGTCCACCACCCCAAATCATGTGAACGAAAGGATAGTAAACAAATAACTGCCAAACTACTAAGAAG
This genomic window from Lentimicrobium sp. L6 contains:
- a CDS encoding acyl-CoA desaturase, with the translated sequence MATTRIKFTSKLHTDFIKELRQNTKAYFEDNNLSRYGNFNLAFKAVVMGSLYLIPLLMMLLGWIPSVGGTLLAWTIMGIGMSGVGMGLMHDANHGSFSKRAWVNSLMSKSMYFLGGFPTNWRHQHNTMHHGFTNIDGHDEDISPVGILRFSPHKPLYKIHKFQHIYAWFFYGLMTVSWVIYKDFKQLYGYKKAGVVVNKNKSYTFLFLDLILAKVVYYSLFLVLPIILIPIAWYWVVLGFFIMHFVCGFILGIVFQTAHVMTTTEYPLPDEEGHIDNNWAIHQLMTTSDYSPKSRFFSWFIGGLNFQVEHHLFPQISHVHYRKLSIMVKETAEKYELPYYVERTFFVALRNHYQMLKVLGR
- a CDS encoding ammonium transporter, with protein sequence MDFNTGTTTFMILCTSLVMLMTPGLAFFYGGLAGKRNILGIMMQTFVSLGITTMMWVMVGYSLCFSGGEGGIIGNFDWAFLANIPFDNPYAGADGQYPEYIFIAYQMMFAIITPALITGAFVNRVTFKAYLIFLVVWQLFVYYPFVHMIWGGGLLAEWGVLDFAGGIVVHATAGFAALASVIYVGKRRDTQTPPNSIPLVAIGTGLLWFGWYGFNAGSELKVDAITTAAFLNTDVAASFAAITWLIIEWTREGKPKFIGLLTGAVAGLATITPAAGFVPLWAAMVIGIIAGFGCYWAVHLKNKLGWDDALDVWGVHGMGGVFGTIALGIFASTSINSQAGLLEGDTAFFVKQLVAVVGASAYAFLFTYVMLIVINFITRVKVTDDEEHLGLDESLHGEKAYDEGAL